In one window of Qipengyuania profundimaris DNA:
- a CDS encoding peptidase domain-containing ABC transporter has translation MELDLGLTTRSRVRLVRQTEVAECGLASLTMIANYHGLDIDLGTMRRRYSPSLRGAPLRALINLADQIGLTPRAVKLPLEELGNLHMPAVLHWDMNHYVVLEAVKGGKALIHNPDGRSRWMPLPEVSEHFTGVALELRPSSDFDRKSLRERLNLSQLWQSMTGLKRSLAQILLLSLVLQAFVLASPYYMQVAIDSALPALDNDLLTVLALGFGLFTVINVMASLLRSFVLLNAGTSIGFSLASNIARRLFRLPVEWFEKRHTGDVLSRFQSITPIQSLLTQGAVAALVDGVMALLTLAVMFYYSPMLAFIAIVAFGLYALVRAISFSFQREAQEASIITKGKEQSTLIETVRGMVTLRLFGREALRHALWQTRLTDAVNSNVRLARIGIWQSTANMLIFGIENIITIWLAVGFVIDGAGFSVGMVFAYIAYKGQFISKSAALIDQAIAFKMLGLHLERLSDIALSPEDRSFQPGTDAVTELKGKIEMRNIFYRYSSSDPMVLQGVSLTIEQGEHVAITGPSGGGKSTLLKVMLGLVEPESGEVLIDGIPLHRFGYKSFHSQTAAVLQEDSLFAGSLADNIALFDDEIDMERVISAATAASIHDDIIQMPMQYETLIGDMGSTLSGGQKQRVILARALYRQPKILFMDEGTAHLDARHERKVNEAISAMGITRVIIAHRKETIEAADRTLVMMGGAMAEWHGEGA, from the coding sequence ATGGAACTCGACCTCGGCCTTACGACCCGCAGCCGCGTGCGCCTCGTCCGGCAGACGGAGGTGGCGGAATGCGGCCTCGCCAGCCTGACGATGATTGCCAATTATCACGGGTTGGACATCGATCTGGGCACCATGCGGCGGCGATACTCGCCATCGCTGCGCGGCGCCCCGCTTCGCGCGCTAATCAATCTTGCCGACCAGATCGGCCTCACCCCGCGCGCGGTGAAATTGCCGCTGGAAGAGCTCGGCAATCTGCACATGCCGGCGGTGCTGCACTGGGACATGAACCACTATGTGGTGCTGGAGGCGGTAAAGGGCGGCAAGGCCCTGATCCACAATCCCGACGGCCGCTCGCGCTGGATGCCGCTGCCGGAAGTGTCCGAGCATTTTACCGGCGTGGCGCTGGAACTGCGCCCGAGCAGCGATTTCGATCGCAAGTCGCTGCGCGAACGGCTCAATCTCTCGCAGCTCTGGCAGAGTATGACCGGGCTGAAGCGGTCGCTGGCGCAGATCCTGTTGCTCAGCCTGGTGCTGCAGGCCTTCGTTCTCGCCTCGCCCTATTACATGCAGGTTGCGATCGACAGCGCATTGCCCGCGCTCGACAACGATCTGCTGACGGTGCTTGCTCTGGGGTTCGGCCTGTTCACGGTCATCAATGTGATGGCCAGCCTGCTGCGATCCTTCGTTCTGCTCAACGCCGGCACCAGCATCGGTTTCTCGCTCGCTTCCAATATCGCGCGCCGCCTGTTCCGCCTGCCGGTGGAATGGTTCGAGAAGCGGCATACGGGCGATGTCCTGTCGCGGTTCCAGTCGATCACCCCGATCCAGTCGCTACTGACGCAGGGCGCGGTCGCCGCGCTGGTCGACGGGGTGATGGCGCTGCTGACGCTGGCGGTAATGTTCTATTACAGCCCGATGCTGGCCTTCATCGCGATCGTGGCTTTCGGCCTCTACGCGCTGGTGCGCGCGATCAGCTTCTCCTTCCAGCGCGAGGCGCAGGAAGCGAGCATCATTACCAAGGGCAAGGAACAGTCGACGCTGATCGAAACCGTGCGGGGCATGGTGACCCTGCGCCTGTTCGGGCGCGAGGCGCTGCGCCATGCGCTGTGGCAGACACGGCTGACCGATGCGGTCAATTCCAATGTCCGGCTCGCGCGGATCGGCATCTGGCAATCGACGGCCAACATGCTCATCTTCGGGATCGAGAACATCATCACGATCTGGCTGGCAGTCGGTTTCGTGATCGACGGCGCGGGCTTCAGCGTCGGCATGGTCTTCGCCTATATCGCCTACAAGGGACAGTTCATCAGCAAGTCTGCCGCGCTGATTGACCAGGCGATCGCCTTCAAGATGCTCGGCCTGCACCTGGAGCGCCTGTCGGACATCGCTCTTTCGCCCGAAGACCGCAGCTTCCAGCCCGGCACCGATGCGGTGACCGAGCTGAAGGGCAAGATAGAGATGCGCAACATCTTTTATCGCTATTCGTCGAGCGACCCGATGGTGTTGCAGGGTGTCAGCCTGACCATCGAGCAGGGTGAGCACGTGGCGATCACCGGCCCCTCGGGCGGCGGCAAGTCCACCTTGCTCAAGGTCATGCTCGGCCTCGTGGAGCCGGAAAGCGGCGAAGTGCTGATCGACGGCATCCCCTTGCATCGTTTCGGCTACAAGAGCTTCCATTCGCAGACGGCTGCGGTGCTGCAGGAAGACAGCCTGTTTGCCGGATCGCTGGCCGACAATATCGCGCTGTTCGACGACGAGATCGATATGGAGCGGGTCATTTCCGCCGCGACCGCCGCCTCGATCCACGACGACATCATCCAGATGCCGATGCAATACGAGACCCTGATCGGCGACATGGGTTCGACGCTGTCGGGCGGGCAGAAGCAGCGCGTGATCCTGGCGCGTGCCCTGTACCGCCAACCGAAGATCCTCTTTATGGACGAAGGCACCGCGCATCTCGACGCCCGCCACGAGCGGAAGGTGAACGAAGCGATTTCCGCCATGGGCATCACGCGCGTGATCATCGCCCACCGCAAGGAAACCATCGAAGCGGCCGATCGCACGCTGGTAATGATGGGCGGAGCGATGGCCGAATGGCACGGAGAGGGCGCCTAA
- the cysN gene encoding sulfate adenylyltransferase subunit CysN: MTEPVYQTDALIAEDIDAYLEQHQNKSMLRFITCGSVDDGKSTLIGRLLYDSKMIFEDQLASLEADSKRVGTQGQEIDFALLVDGLAAEREQGITIDVAYRFFATEKRKFIVADCPGHEQYTRNMVTGASTADLACILIDARKGVLVQTKRHSFLCHQLGIKNLVLAVNKMDLIGYDQAKFDAIVADYEEFAKSIGIESFTAIPISGLAGDNITASSDNTRWYDGPTLVDHLEAVEVRSAANLAKPFRMPVQWVNRPNLDFRGFSGLISTGSVKPGDTLRSLPSGKTSKVKSIVTMSGDLDEAIAGQSITITLEDEIDCSRGDVLAAADNPPEVADQFESTIVWMDDEALVVGRAYWLKLGTQTVSVTIAEPKYEIDVNTMDHLAAQTLHLNQIGVCEITTDKRIVFDPYDENRALGGFILIDKISNRTVGAGMLHFSLRRSQNVHWQATDITRDHHAGMKNQTPRVLWFTGLSGSGKSTIANEVEKRLAIMNRHTFLLDGDNVRHGLNKDLGFTESDRIENIRRIGEVAKLMTDAGLIVLTAFISPFRADRQLVRDMIDAGEFIEIHVDTPLEVAEARDVKGLYKKAREGKLKNFTGIDSPYEAPEDPEIRVNTVEMSPEEAADYIIGKILPLK, encoded by the coding sequence ATGACCGAACCCGTTTACCAGACCGACGCCCTCATTGCCGAGGACATCGACGCTTATCTCGAGCAGCACCAGAACAAGTCGATGCTGCGTTTCATCACCTGCGGCAGCGTGGACGATGGCAAGTCGACCCTGATCGGCCGCCTGCTCTACGATTCGAAGATGATCTTCGAAGACCAGCTCGCCAGCCTCGAAGCCGACAGCAAGCGCGTCGGCACGCAGGGGCAGGAGATCGATTTCGCCCTGCTGGTCGATGGCCTCGCCGCCGAGCGCGAACAGGGCATCACGATCGACGTCGCCTATCGCTTTTTCGCGACCGAGAAGCGCAAGTTCATCGTCGCCGACTGCCCGGGCCACGAGCAATACACGCGCAACATGGTCACCGGTGCCTCGACCGCCGACCTCGCCTGCATCCTGATCGATGCGCGCAAGGGCGTGCTGGTGCAGACCAAGCGCCACAGTTTCCTGTGCCACCAGCTCGGTATCAAGAACCTCGTCCTCGCCGTGAACAAGATGGACCTGATCGGTTACGACCAAGCCAAGTTCGATGCGATTGTCGCGGACTATGAAGAGTTCGCCAAGAGCATCGGGATCGAGAGCTTTACCGCCATTCCGATCTCGGGCCTCGCGGGCGACAACATTACCGCATCTTCGGACAACACGCGCTGGTACGATGGCCCGACGCTGGTCGATCACCTCGAAGCGGTCGAGGTGCGCAGCGCAGCCAATCTCGCCAAGCCTTTCCGCATGCCGGTACAATGGGTCAACCGCCCCAACCTCGACTTCCGCGGCTTCAGCGGGCTGATTTCGACCGGCAGCGTCAAGCCCGGGGACACGCTGCGCTCATTGCCCTCGGGGAAGACGAGCAAGGTCAAGTCGATCGTCACGATGTCGGGCGATCTCGACGAGGCGATCGCCGGCCAGTCCATCACCATCACGCTCGAGGACGAGATCGATTGCTCGCGCGGCGACGTGCTCGCTGCCGCCGACAACCCGCCCGAAGTCGCCGACCAGTTCGAGAGTACCATCGTTTGGATGGACGACGAGGCGCTGGTGGTCGGCCGCGCCTACTGGCTCAAGCTCGGCACGCAGACGGTCAGCGTGACTATCGCCGAGCCGAAATACGAGATCGACGTCAACACGATGGACCATCTCGCCGCGCAGACGCTGCATCTCAACCAGATCGGCGTGTGCGAGATCACCACCGACAAACGGATCGTGTTCGATCCCTACGATGAGAACCGCGCGCTGGGCGGGTTCATTTTGATCGACAAGATCAGCAATCGCACGGTCGGCGCCGGCATGCTGCACTTCAGCCTCCGCCGGAGTCAGAACGTGCATTGGCAGGCGACCGACATCACCCGCGATCATCACGCCGGCATGAAGAACCAGACGCCGCGCGTGCTGTGGTTCACCGGCCTGTCCGGCTCGGGCAAGTCGACCATCGCCAACGAAGTCGAGAAAAGGCTGGCGATCATGAACCGCCACACCTTCCTGCTCGATGGCGACAATGTGCGCCACGGCTTGAACAAGGACCTGGGGTTCACCGAGAGCGACCGGATCGAGAATATCCGCCGCATCGGCGAGGTCGCAAAGCTGATGACCGATGCCGGGCTGATCGTCTTGACGGCCTTCATCAGTCCGTTCCGGGCAGACCGCCAGCTGGTACGCGACATGATCGACGCGGGCGAGTTCATCGAAATCCACGTCGACACGCCGCTGGAGGTCGCCGAGGCGCGCGATGTGAAGGGGCTCTACAAGAAGGCCCGCGAGGGCAAGCTCAAGAACTTCACCGGCATCGACAGCCCCTACGAGGCACCAGAGGATCCCGAAATTCGGGTCAACACGGTGGAGATGAGCCCGGAAGAGGCGGCCGATTACATCATCGGCAAAATCCTGCCGCTCAAATAG
- the cysD gene encoding sulfate adenylyltransferase subunit CysD, producing the protein MRTATSRVRKGVPMSDAKTLTHLQRLEAESIHIMREVVAEAEKPVMLYSIGKDSAVMLHLAKKAFYPSPPPFPLLHVDTTWKFKDMYALREKSAQDAGMELIVHQNPEAKERGINPFDHGPLHTDMWKTEGLKQALDKYGFDAAFGGARRDEEKSRAKERIFSFRTASHGWDPKNQRPELWNLYNARKKKGESIRVFPLSNWTELDIWQYIMAENIEIVPLYFSAPRPTFEYEGGLFMADDLDRLEKVMGYRPETTEKSIRFRTLGCFPLTGAVESEAATLSEVVQEMLLTTTSERQGRVIDKDAGDASMEKKKQEGYF; encoded by the coding sequence TTGCGAACCGCTACCTCTCGGGTCCGTAAAGGAGTTCCGATGAGCGACGCGAAAACCCTCACCCATCTCCAGCGCCTCGAGGCCGAGAGCATCCACATCATGCGCGAAGTGGTTGCCGAGGCCGAAAAGCCGGTGATGCTCTATTCGATCGGCAAGGACAGCGCCGTGATGCTGCACCTGGCCAAGAAAGCGTTCTATCCTTCGCCGCCGCCCTTCCCGCTGCTCCACGTCGATACGACCTGGAAGTTCAAGGACATGTACGCGCTGCGCGAGAAGAGCGCGCAGGATGCGGGCATGGAGCTGATCGTCCATCAGAATCCGGAAGCCAAGGAACGCGGCATCAACCCGTTCGACCATGGCCCGCTGCATACCGATATGTGGAAGACCGAAGGGCTAAAGCAGGCGCTCGACAAATACGGCTTCGACGCGGCCTTCGGCGGCGCCCGGCGCGACGAGGAAAAGAGCCGCGCCAAGGAGCGCATCTTCTCCTTCCGCACCGCCAGCCACGGCTGGGACCCGAAGAACCAGCGCCCCGAACTGTGGAACCTCTACAACGCGCGCAAGAAGAAGGGCGAGAGCATTCGCGTCTTCCCGCTCTCCAACTGGACCGAGCTCGATATCTGGCAGTACATCATGGCCGAGAATATCGAGATCGTGCCGCTCTATTTCAGCGCGCCGCGCCCGACCTTCGAATATGAAGGCGGCCTGTTCATGGCCGACGATCTCGACCGGCTGGAAAAGGTCATGGGCTACCGCCCCGAGACCACCGAGAAATCCATCCGTTTCCGCACGCTGGGCTGCTTCCCGCTGACCGGCGCGGTCGAGAGCGAGGCTGCCACCCTGAGTGAGGTGGTGCAGGAGATGCTGCTGACCACCACCAGCGAACGCCAGGGCCGCGTGATCGACAAGGACGCGGGCGACGCGTCGATGGAGAAAAAGAAGCAGGAGGGGTACTTCTGA
- a CDS encoding helix-turn-helix transcriptional regulator, with the protein MRIPNLGEIELLVPLQDGVFEQPMWGTFLRRLRRVAGVSATVLKLRLPGARDPLILSDGELAGEAELLHADMREGRVYSGTELSMEQGKDLRALRLSEEIGIEAWIALVGGELDAEHSSLLTALVPYLRVALRVLASLEREKARASLSADALSRMNFGWIALDERCRIVECDPQAERFLARSGALRRGPYNRLTPSLPTIDRQLTALLRDCAADRRARPRALNLSRDPWIEVLVSPVHVESLAGDSRAVAMVYLRGDRSSSADRHEQLADLFDLTPAEARLAWSLSQGLSIAEAAAQHGLTVETARYYSKKIYAKTGARGQVDLVRNILTGVLALA; encoded by the coding sequence ATGCGCATTCCCAACCTGGGCGAAATCGAGCTGCTGGTGCCGTTGCAGGACGGCGTGTTCGAACAGCCGATGTGGGGCACGTTCCTGCGACGCCTCAGACGCGTGGCGGGTGTGTCGGCGACGGTCCTGAAGCTGCGCCTGCCCGGTGCGCGCGATCCGCTCATCCTGTCCGATGGCGAGCTGGCCGGCGAGGCGGAGCTGCTGCATGCCGACATGCGCGAGGGGCGGGTCTATTCCGGTACCGAACTCTCGATGGAGCAGGGGAAAGACCTGCGCGCCCTGCGCCTCAGCGAGGAAATCGGCATCGAGGCGTGGATCGCGCTGGTGGGCGGGGAGCTGGACGCCGAACACTCGAGCCTGCTGACAGCGCTCGTGCCTTATCTGCGGGTCGCCCTGCGCGTCCTCGCCAGTCTAGAGCGCGAGAAAGCCCGCGCCTCGCTGAGTGCCGACGCGCTGAGCCGCATGAATTTCGGCTGGATCGCGCTCGACGAGCGGTGCCGGATTGTGGAGTGCGACCCGCAGGCCGAGCGCTTCCTGGCCCGCTCGGGCGCGTTGCGGCGCGGGCCCTACAACCGGCTCACCCCATCCTTACCGACAATCGACCGCCAACTGACCGCGCTGCTGCGTGACTGCGCGGCGGATCGGCGGGCGCGACCGCGCGCGCTCAACCTCAGCCGCGATCCCTGGATCGAGGTGCTGGTCTCGCCGGTCCACGTCGAATCGCTGGCGGGCGACAGCCGGGCGGTGGCGATGGTCTATTTGCGCGGCGACCGTTCCTCCAGCGCGGACCGGCACGAACAGCTGGCCGACCTGTTCGACCTGACCCCGGCGGAGGCGAGGCTGGCCTGGTCGCTGTCGCAGGGGTTGTCGATCGCCGAAGCGGCGGCGCAGCACGGGCTGACGGTGGAAACGGCGCGCTACTACTCGAAGAAAATCTACGCCAAGACCGGCGCGCGCGGGCAGGTCGATCTGGTGCGCAACATTCTCACCGGCGTGCTGGCTTTGGCCTAG
- a CDS encoding acyl-CoA dehydrogenase family protein, translating to MNDTRRMLAEMADPLFAELGAGATMERDWARVEELGLPQILVSEADGGFGGTWEDALVVFRLAGFHALALPLPDAIIATRADEGSEAHFQLGAFARTAQIAGALDAALGLAVAYVNERQQFGRPLGKFQAVQQSLATFACEAAAANCAAMGAAQALDRGDARFEVAAAKLRANRAVGIGTTVAHQVHGAIGFTREYGLHELTRRLWQWRSDFGGDAHWSGILGDAVIARGADAFWPDLTARTD from the coding sequence ATGAACGACACCCGCCGCATGCTGGCCGAGATGGCCGATCCGCTGTTCGCCGAGCTGGGCGCAGGCGCGACGATGGAGCGCGACTGGGCGCGCGTGGAAGAGCTGGGCCTGCCGCAGATTCTCGTCAGCGAAGCGGACGGCGGCTTCGGCGGCACCTGGGAGGACGCGCTGGTCGTGTTCCGCCTGGCAGGCTTCCACGCCCTCGCCCTGCCCTTGCCCGACGCGATCATTGCCACGCGCGCGGACGAGGGCAGCGAAGCGCATTTCCAGCTCGGCGCCTTTGCGCGGACCGCGCAGATCGCCGGCGCGCTCGACGCCGCGCTCGGCCTCGCGGTGGCGTACGTCAACGAGCGCCAGCAGTTCGGCCGGCCGCTCGGCAAGTTCCAGGCGGTGCAGCAGAGCCTCGCCACGTTCGCCTGCGAGGCGGCGGCGGCGAATTGCGCGGCCATGGGCGCGGCGCAGGCACTGGACCGGGGCGATGCGCGCTTCGAGGTCGCCGCTGCCAAGCTGCGCGCCAATCGCGCGGTCGGCATCGGCACCACCGTGGCGCACCAGGTTCACGGTGCGATCGGCTTCACCCGGGAATACGGCCTCCACGAGCTGACCCGTCGCTTGTGGCAATGGCGCAGCGACTTCGGTGGCGATGCGCACTGGAGCGGCATTCTGGGCGACGCGGTGATCGCGCGCGGGGCGGATGCCTTCTGGCCCGACCTGACCGCACGGACCGACTAG
- a CDS encoding acyl-CoA dehydrogenase family protein yields MQTFATEAIEWPDSARRLREQVRALVAEHGERDPVRRANSWTKADPAFSRKLGEAGLLGMTWPKAYGGHERDQLERYVVIEELLAAGAPVGAHWIADRQSGPLLLRLGNDELKRRWVPAIARGEAFACIGLSEPGSGSDLASVRTSARRDGDGWVINGQKVWTTGAHVSHFMIALVRSEAGSERQAGLSQFVIPMDAPGVTVKPIIDLTGAHEFNEVFFEDLRLPASALLGEEGQGWRQATAELSLERSGPERYLSSMVLFLELVRHAGAHPDPAVRDLVGRLAAEAWTLRLMSASVAAKLAHCEDPALEATIVKDLGNSYEQAIPELVQAAVEMDLAGEDALARVTAYLLQVSPSFSLRGGTREILKGIIARGLGLR; encoded by the coding sequence GTGCAGACCTTCGCCACCGAAGCGATCGAATGGCCCGACAGCGCCCGGCGCTTGCGCGAGCAGGTGCGCGCGCTCGTCGCCGAGCACGGCGAGCGCGATCCGGTCCGCCGCGCCAACAGCTGGACCAAGGCGGACCCTGCTTTCAGTCGCAAGCTGGGCGAGGCGGGCCTGCTCGGCATGACCTGGCCGAAGGCATACGGCGGGCACGAGCGCGACCAGCTCGAACGCTATGTGGTGATCGAGGAGCTGCTGGCGGCGGGCGCGCCGGTGGGTGCGCACTGGATCGCCGACCGGCAGAGCGGGCCTCTGCTGCTCAGGCTCGGTAACGACGAATTGAAGCGTCGCTGGGTGCCCGCCATCGCGCGGGGCGAGGCCTTCGCCTGCATCGGCCTCAGCGAACCCGGCTCCGGCTCGGACCTCGCCTCGGTGCGGACCTCGGCGCGGCGCGACGGGGACGGGTGGGTGATCAACGGCCAAAAGGTCTGGACCACCGGCGCGCATGTCAGCCACTTCATGATCGCGCTGGTTCGGTCGGAGGCGGGCAGCGAAAGGCAGGCGGGCCTCTCCCAGTTCGTCATCCCGATGGATGCGCCCGGCGTTACGGTAAAGCCGATCATCGACCTCACCGGCGCGCACGAGTTCAACGAGGTCTTCTTCGAGGACCTGCGCCTGCCCGCCTCCGCCCTGCTGGGCGAGGAGGGCCAGGGCTGGCGGCAGGCCACCGCCGAGCTCTCGCTCGAACGCTCGGGGCCGGAGCGGTACCTCTCCTCCATGGTCCTGTTCCTCGAACTGGTGCGCCATGCCGGAGCGCATCCCGATCCCGCGGTGCGCGACCTCGTCGGGCGGCTGGCGGCGGAGGCATGGACACTGCGCCTGATGAGCGCCTCGGTCGCCGCCAAACTGGCGCACTGCGAGGATCCGGCGCTGGAGGCGACCATCGTCAAGGATCTCGGTAATTCCTACGAGCAGGCGATCCCAGAGCTGGTGCAGGCGGCAGTCGAGATGGACCTTGCGGGCGAGGACGCGCTGGCCCGCGTGACCGCCTACCTGCTGCAGGTCTCGCCGAGCTTCTCGCTGCGCGGGGGGACGCGGGAAATCCTCAAGGGCATCATCGCGCGGGGGCTCGGGCTTCGATGA
- a CDS encoding aldehyde dehydrogenase family protein translates to MTDYKNLIDGEMVDNGQWLDVVNPANEQVIARVPACGKDELDRAVAAARRAFKEWKKTSAEERQKVVQGIAAAIKDNADELFRLLTSEQGKPHAQAQQEIYGAAGLAAAQSTLTLDDVINQDDEQRLSRTRRVPVGVVGGIVPWNFPVMMAIQKIVPALVAGCTIVLKPSPFTPLTTLRIAELIKDVVPAGTVNIITGEDSLGPLITEHPDIDKITFTGSTATGKKIMEGASGDLKRITLELGGNDASIVLPDADVEKVAEQLFWSSFSNAGQVCIAAKRVYIHKDIYDDLSKAIAEYAKSVVVGDGSQQGTGVGPIQNKKQYDRVLELIQDAKDNGYKFLTGGDKDPSGTGYYVPITILDNPPEDARIVAEEQFGPVMPLLKFDSIDEVIERANNSEYGLAGAVWTKDTDKGVEIAEQLETGTVWINEFMHLSPFSPFGGHKQSGFGAEYGVDGLKEFTYPQVITVKRDAVV, encoded by the coding sequence ATGACCGACTACAAAAACCTGATCGACGGCGAGATGGTCGACAATGGCCAATGGCTCGACGTGGTGAACCCCGCGAACGAGCAGGTGATCGCCCGCGTCCCCGCCTGCGGCAAGGACGAGCTCGACCGTGCCGTCGCCGCCGCGCGGCGCGCGTTCAAGGAATGGAAGAAGACGAGCGCGGAAGAACGCCAGAAGGTTGTCCAGGGCATCGCCGCCGCGATCAAGGACAATGCCGACGAGCTGTTCCGCCTGCTGACCAGCGAGCAGGGCAAGCCGCATGCGCAGGCCCAGCAGGAAATCTACGGCGCCGCCGGTCTTGCCGCGGCGCAGTCGACCCTGACGCTCGACGACGTCATCAACCAGGATGACGAGCAGCGCCTCAGCCGCACCCGCCGCGTTCCCGTCGGCGTGGTCGGCGGGATCGTGCCGTGGAACTTCCCGGTGATGATGGCGATCCAGAAGATCGTCCCTGCACTGGTCGCGGGGTGCACTATCGTGCTGAAACCCTCGCCCTTCACGCCGCTCACGACGCTGCGGATCGCGGAACTGATCAAGGATGTCGTGCCTGCCGGGACGGTCAACATCATCACCGGCGAGGACAGCCTCGGCCCCCTGATTACCGAACACCCCGACATCGACAAGATCACCTTCACCGGCTCGACCGCGACCGGCAAGAAGATCATGGAGGGCGCATCGGGCGACCTCAAGCGAATCACGCTGGAACTCGGCGGTAACGATGCTTCGATCGTGCTGCCCGATGCCGATGTCGAGAAGGTGGCCGAGCAGCTGTTCTGGTCCAGCTTTTCCAACGCCGGCCAGGTCTGCATCGCTGCCAAGCGCGTCTACATCCACAAGGACATCTACGACGATCTAAGCAAGGCGATCGCCGAATATGCCAAGAGCGTGGTCGTGGGTGACGGATCGCAGCAGGGGACTGGCGTCGGCCCGATCCAGAACAAGAAGCAGTACGATCGCGTGCTGGAGCTGATCCAGGACGCCAAGGACAATGGCTACAAGTTCCTGACCGGTGGCGACAAGGATCCGTCCGGTACCGGTTACTACGTGCCGATCACCATCCTCGACAATCCGCCCGAAGACGCGCGGATCGTGGCCGAGGAACAGTTCGGTCCGGTCATGCCGCTGCTCAAGTTCGACAGTATCGACGAAGTCATCGAGCGGGCGAACAATTCGGAATACGGCCTCGCCGGTGCGGTCTGGACCAAGGATACCGACAAGGGGGTCGAGATTGCCGAGCAGCTCGAAACCGGAACGGTGTGGATCAACGAATTCATGCACCTCTCGCCCTTCTCGCCCTTCGGCGGGCACAAGCAGTCGGGCTTCGGCGCGGAATACGGCGTCGACGGGCTGAAGGAATTCACCTACCCGCAGGTCATCACGGTCAAGCGCGACGCGGTCGTCTGA
- a CDS encoding peptidylprolyl isomerase, whose amino-acid sequence MTRQPIALAAALALAFPVSAQEPSEGAPSPNEIVAEASAEEWVVVSADDLLVMTLAPGADGKERKVTIQLMSEPFSQGWVENIRMLARAGWYDGISINRVQDNYVVQWGDPNYDNPEADGTAKPLPESLNAVPEAAYTVDGDAIALSVKLADSERDLALERGEALAGTDETTGIILANGLVDSYSQAALFDNGWPLATDAGDATEGEPATVWPVHCYGMVGVGRNYSPDTGSGAELYTVIGHAPRHLDRNIALVGRIVEGMEHLSSLPRGTGDLGFYTAEEADKRTPILSIRVASDLPQAERPAFEYLSTEGETFARYADARANRRDPFFIVPAGGADICNIPVPVRRVGG is encoded by the coding sequence ATGACCAGACAGCCCATAGCTCTCGCCGCAGCCCTCGCTCTCGCTTTTCCGGTTTCGGCGCAAGAACCGTCGGAGGGCGCGCCTTCGCCGAACGAGATCGTCGCCGAGGCTTCTGCGGAGGAATGGGTCGTGGTTTCCGCCGACGACCTGCTTGTGATGACACTCGCCCCCGGCGCCGACGGCAAAGAGCGCAAGGTGACGATCCAGCTCATGTCCGAGCCGTTCTCGCAAGGCTGGGTGGAGAACATCCGCATGCTGGCGCGCGCCGGCTGGTACGACGGGATCAGCATCAACCGCGTACAGGACAATTACGTCGTCCAGTGGGGCGATCCGAATTACGACAATCCCGAGGCCGACGGGACAGCGAAACCGCTCCCGGAATCGTTGAACGCAGTCCCGGAAGCTGCCTACACCGTGGATGGCGACGCGATCGCCTTGTCGGTAAAGCTGGCGGACAGCGAGCGCGATCTCGCGCTGGAGCGTGGAGAGGCTCTGGCTGGCACGGACGAGACGACCGGCATCATCCTCGCGAACGGGCTGGTCGATTCCTATTCGCAGGCGGCGCTGTTCGACAACGGCTGGCCGCTGGCAACCGACGCCGGCGATGCGACAGAGGGCGAACCCGCGACGGTGTGGCCCGTCCATTGCTACGGCATGGTCGGTGTCGGGCGAAATTACTCCCCGGACACCGGTTCGGGCGCAGAGCTTTACACCGTGATCGGTCATGCGCCGCGCCATCTCGACCGGAATATTGCGCTCGTCGGGCGGATCGTCGAAGGGATGGAGCATCTGTCGTCGCTGCCGCGCGGGACCGGCGATCTCGGTTTTTACACGGCCGAAGAGGCGGACAAGCGTACGCCGATCCTGTCCATCCGCGTCGCCAGCGATCTGCCGCAAGCCGAGCGGCCGGCCTTCGAGTATCTTTCGACCGAGGGCGAGACGTTCGCCCGCTATGCAGATGCCCGCGCCAACCGCCGCGATCCGTTCTTCATCGTGCCGGCAGGGGGCGCGGATATCTGCAATATCCCGGTGCCGGTGCGCCGCGTGGGCGGGTGA
- a CDS encoding DUF1905 domain-containing protein has product MSETLACTAEIRRWEGETAVYHMVTIGGDMAEAITMHERLHRLEFGGRRGFGSVKVMAAIGGTRWKTSVFPSKTGEWWLLVGKKVLKAEDLVAGDTAEVALELL; this is encoded by the coding sequence GTGAGCGAGACGCTCGCCTGCACCGCCGAGATCCGGCGCTGGGAAGGCGAGACAGCAGTCTATCACATGGTCACCATCGGCGGCGACATGGCCGAGGCGATCACCATGCACGAGCGACTGCACCGCCTCGAATTCGGCGGCAGGCGCGGTTTCGGATCGGTCAAAGTCATGGCGGCGATCGGCGGCACACGGTGGAAGACGTCGGTGTTTCCGTCGAAAACCGGCGAATGGTGGCTGCTGGTGGGAAAGAAGGTCCTGAAGGCCGAGGATCTAGTGGCGGGCGACACGGCCGAAGTCGCGCTGGAATTGCTGTGA